Part of the Solibacillus isronensis genome is shown below.
CTAATAAAAACGATCCTACCGGTAATAGACGGTATGGTCGAGCTGTAATGTTTTTATTGAACATTTCTTCCGCTGCGCCTTCATACATGTCATTAACTTTTTCTTCTGTAACTAAACGACCGAATAAATCCCCGTTGCGATCTGTACGTAATGTAATATACAAATGATCTCCTGCTTCAGGCCATACTTCTTCAATAACCGGTAAGTCTTCAGCACGGACTAATACTTCGCGGGATGTACCAATATCACAGAAAGCACCTTCTTTTGTTACTTTCAACACACGTGCCCAACCGTAATCTGCTTCTGTAATATGCGGAATGGCTGTTGTTGCTTGAAGATCTCCACGGCGATCCGTATAAAGGAATACTTTTAAAACATCGCCGATTGCAATTGTTTCTGCTACATCTGATGCATTTAAAGGAATTTCCAATTCACCATTTGTTAAAATATAACGTGATCCTTGCTCTTCCAATACCGTTAATTCCACTACTTGTCCTGATTTTATTAATTGATTCATCATATTCTCCTTTTTCTTGTCAATCATTACATACTATGATTTGATTTCATTTCTTCCAGCTTCTTTGTCATTTGAGGCTCTTCTTCTAAAAGCTGTACAAGATCCGCAATGCGATCAATGGAATTCCAGCTCAAGTGATGTTCAATACCTTCAACGTCTTCATATATACGTTCTTCATCAACCCCTATTAAACGCAAAAATTGTTCCAGCAAATCATGTCGCTGAACAAGTCTCTTTCCTAACTTTTGCCCTTTTGGCGTTAATGTTAAGCCTCTATATTTTTCATATATTAAATAGCCGTCTTTATCCAATTTCTGCACCATTTTTGTAACGGAGGAAGGTAGAACAGATAAAGCTTCCGCAATATCGGACACACGTGCATACCCTTTATGTTCAATTAGTAGATAAATTTGTTCAATGTGGTCCTCCATGCTAGGTGTTGGCATAGCTGTTCCCTCTCTTTCCAATTGCTTCTTTAAGTTTACTACAATTTCACGCAAAAAGTTAACTGAAAACAGTAAACGCTTAAATTACACTGGCTCAGTTTTTTAATAATTCGGCTATGGTTACATAGGAAGCTGATTAGTCAGCTATTGCCGTAATTGTGGCAATTTTAAACAGTCTCCCTACGCTAAAAGGCATTAAAAGAAAAAGGCTATTGCAATTAGTATGCACCTAATTGAATAACCTCTTCATTTTATCTTTTATATAACTTGATCATTACTGCTTATATACATAAAGAAAGCATTGAATTAACTTTTTATGGATGCTTAGGATATTGTTTTACAATGTGAAGTGCGCGGATAATCTGTTTATTGATTTCCTCAAGATTTTCCGGTGTGCTCATTTGCTTAAAAACAGCATCTCTCGTCTCGTTTGATGTAACATAACGAGCCGGCAAAACATTTAAGACAATTGCATTCACATCCATCTCACATTGTTCACAATGACAAAATGTTTGATATTCAACGCCATGCAGCAGAAAACTAACAAGCCCTCTTACAATTTCTTCT
Proteins encoded:
- a CDS encoding late competence development ComFB family protein, with the protein product MSGIKLINVTEEIVRGLVSFLLHGVEYQTFCHCEQCEMDVNAIVLNVLPARYVTSNETRDAVFKQMSTPENLEEINKQIIRALHIVKQYPKHP
- a CDS encoding CvfB family protein, which translates into the protein MNQLIKSGQVVELTVLEEQGSRYILTNGELEIPLNASDVAETIAIGDVLKVFLYTDRRGDLQATTAIPHITEADYGWARVLKVTKEGAFCDIGTSREVLVRAEDLPVIEEVWPEAGDHLYITLRTDRNGDLFGRLVTEEKVNDMYEGAAEEMFNKNITARPYRLLPVGSFLLGVENPYRIFVHESEMKAEPRLGQEVQVRIIDVKEDGSLNGSFLPRKHERLGDDAEKIFAYLESVGGKMPFGDKSTPEEISEMFNMSKGSFKRALGTLMKARKITQKDGWTEIV
- the mntR gene encoding transcriptional regulator MntR translates to MPTPSMEDHIEQIYLLIEHKGYARVSDIAEALSVLPSSVTKMVQKLDKDGYLIYEKYRGLTLTPKGQKLGKRLVQRHDLLEQFLRLIGVDEERIYEDVEGIEHHLSWNSIDRIADLVQLLEEEPQMTKKLEEMKSNHSM